In the Solanum pennellii chromosome 5, SPENNV200 genome, one interval contains:
- the LOC107018679 gene encoding tetratricopeptide repeat protein 38 produces MQKKKKTLQNQKQEPTNFKKMEEFKVDKWGYQVKTSSDSCISAINSYYHQVLSYGRERSVILEAPKQDPTCVLANILAAHFLCSADSSRAMPLLEAAKSCLEQASLYEKVVFEVVSYLILPNRDDDVAIELHLKLLKDFPRDLVTVKRAQVLSFYMGRPDLSLKLVEQVLPVNKHGRYIYGMLAFALLELGRYAEAKEAAKKGFEIDSEDAWTHHALCHVYQYECRFKEAVQFMEECSRTWSSLSSFMYTHNWWHVALCYMEGHSPMEKVRDVYDQNIWKELERTDASSAEVYLNAVGLLLRVYIRGGINIFGDRLKILADRLTDKAFWYLEWHLDVLVLWALSYTGEVSKADELLEGLKSRISTMTKKKREYMQRAVLLAEVLFEYGKGENERALELLGQTFDAIDYKIIGASDEQLDVFNEVWITMLLNSGRATKAIEAIEMQLKKREGTPFLWRLLEKGYSSMSRNQEAIQAGKKAQSLEGAYFN; encoded by the exons atgcaaaaaaaaaaaaaaactctccaAAATCAAAAACAAGAACCCACCAACTTCAAGAAAATGGAAGAATTCAAAGTAGACAAATGGGGTTATCAAGTGAAGACTAGTTCTGATTCTTGCATATCTGCCATTAATTCTTATTATCATCAG GTACTTAGCTATGGAAGAGAGAGGTCAGTTATATTGGAAGCTCCAAAACAAGACCCAACTTGTGTTTTGGCTAATATTTTGGCTGCTCATTTTCTTTGTTCTGCTGATTCTTCGCGTGCTATGCCACTTCTTGAAGCTGCCAAGTCTTGTCTA gAACAAGCTAGCTTGTATGAGAAAGTGGTTTTTGAGGTAGTAAGTTATTTGATTTTACCTAATAGAGATGATGATGTGGCTATTGAACTACACTTAAAG CTGCTTAAGGATTTCCCAAGAGATCTGGTCACGGTAAAGCGCGCTCAAGTGCTCTCTTTCTACATGGGTCGCCCTGATTTGTCTCTGAAACTTGTTGAACAG GTCCTACCAGTAAATAAACATGGAAGATACATTTATGGCATGCTCGCTTTTGCCCTATTAGAGCTTGGTCGATATGCGGAGGCAAAAGAAGCTGCAAAGAAAGGCTTTGAGATTGATAGTGAAGATGCCTGGACACACCATGCT CTCTGTCATGTTTATCAGTATGAGTGTCGTTTTAAAGAAGCAGTACAATTTATGGAGGAGTGCTCAAGAACCTGGAGTTCTTTGTCATCTTTTAT GTATACACACAATTGGTGGCATGTTGCGCTTTGTTATATGGAAGGTCATTCGCCCATGGAAAAAGTAAGAGATGTTTATGATCAAAACATCTGGAAAGAGTTGGAAAGAACTGATGCCAGTTCAGCCGAA GTGTACTTGAATGCTGTTGGTTTGTTACTCCGTGTATATATACGAGGTGGGATTAATATATTTGGGGACCGTTTAAAGATCCTAGCTGATCGTCTGACAGATAAA GCTTTCTGGTATCTTGAATGGCACCTGGATGTATTGGTGTTATGGGCCCTATCCTATACAGGTGAAGTTTCTAAAGCAGATGAGTTACTCGAGGGTTTAAAGTCCAG AATTTCTACCATGACCAAGAAAAAACGAGAATATATGCAGAGAGCTGTGCTG cttgCAGAAGTGTTATTCGAATATGGTAAGGGTGAAAATGAACGGGCATTGGAATTGCTCGGACAAACATTTGATGCCATTGACTACAAG ATTATTGGAGCATCAGACGAGCAGCTTGACGTTTTTAATGAAGTTTGGATCACTATGTTGCTAAACAGTGGTCGGGCTACAAAAG CTATTGAGGCAATAGAGATGCAGCTAAAAAAGAGGGAAGGAACCCCGTTCTTGTGGCGCCTCCTG GAAAAAGGTTATTCATCAATGTCGAGAAACCAAGAAGCTATACAAGCAGGCAAAAAAGCTCAGTCATTGGAAGGTGCATACTTCAACTAA
- the LOC107018463 gene encoding LEAF RUST 10 DISEASE-RESISTANCE LOCUS RECEPTOR-LIKE PROTEIN KINASE-like 1.5, translated as MSFLPFLSFFLFLVFILEAAAAVHSCLKSEISCPPFASFPPFPFSSSPGCGHPSFQIQCSPSHAVISINNLSFSLLHYESTSSTLLLSPASLSQNEISSVSTDSNNCSLHHRSISLSGSPFKVSDSSCSRLSALRPCPPTNLPNCSHCPWQCKLIKNPLQLLHECGLRHHFESDERCQSDILGFLDGFLKMGIEVEWDEEQDSYFTSCRTCRASSGVCGFNSSHPKKPFLCFPSSQVRYSPPLIRQKSANRVVMLSMVFLLVCFLVVFSIGSLIFRSRGKGAGSEEDPTIIYLRRHRSASLLPPVFPYEELESSTNHFDHKRKLGDGGFGSVYLGNLDDGRLVAVKHLHKHSPTGTKAFSTKSFCNEILILSSINHPNLVKLHGYCSDPRGLLLVYDYVPNGTLADHLHGNKNLYKKGSLTWSLRVDIALQIAMAIEYLHFSVVPPIVHRDITSTNIFVEKDMRVKVGDFGLSRLLVCTDTSVASGDSTGEVWTGPQGTPGYLDPDYHKSFRLNEKSDIYSFGVVLLELITGMKAVDQKREKREMALADMVVSRIQMGLLQQVVDPFLVVDGEAMEGVGAVAELAFRCVAADKDDRPDSRDVVAELRRIRGRTRGVGSGGILRTSNSSNMVVPDGIGLID; from the coding sequence ATGTCATTTTTACCatttttgtctttctttctGTTCTTGGTTTTCATTCTTGAAGCAGCAGCAGCAGTTCATAGCTGTTTAAAATCTGAAATCTCATGTCCACCTTTTGCTTCTTTTCccccttttcctttttcttcatcTCCTGGTTGTGGTCATCCTTCTTTTCAAATCCAATGTTCACCTTCACATGCTGTTATTTCAATCAATAACTTGTCTTTCTCTTTGCTTCATTATGAATCtacttcttcaactcttcttctttctccagCTTCACTTTCACAAAATGAAATCAGCTCAGTATCTACTGATTCCAACAACTGTTCTTTGCACCATAGATCCATTTCCCTTTCTGGTTCACCATTTAAGGTTTCTGATTCATCTTGCTCTAGGCTTTCTGCTCTTAGGCCATGTCCACCTACAAATCTCCCTAATTGTAGTCACTGTCCATGGCAATGTAAACTTATCAAGAACCCACTTCAGCTTCTGCATGAATGTGGATTGAGACACCATTTTGAGTCTGATGAAAGATGTCAAAGTGACATTCTTGGGTTTCTTGATGGTTTCTTGAAAATGGGGATTGAGGTTGAGTGGGATGAAGAACAAGATTCATATTTTACAAGCTGTAGGACTTGCAGAGCTAGCAGTGGTGTTTGTGGATTCAATTCTTCACACCCAAAGAAAccatttttatgttttccatCATCACAAGTTAGGTACTCACCTCCTTTGATTCGACAAAAAAGCGCGAATCGTGTAGTTATGTTGTCAATGGTCTTTCTATTAGTGTGTTTTCTGGTTGTTTTCTCTATTGGATCTTTAATCTTTCGTTCAAGAGGTAAAGGGGCTGGTTCAGAAGAAGATCCCACTATCATTTACCTTCGTAGGCATCGATCAGCTAGTTTACTTCCACCAGTTTTCCCTTATGAGGAACTTGAAAGCTCTACAAATCACTTTGATCACAAGAGGAAACTTGGGGATGGAGGATTTGGTTCTGTGTATTTAGGGAATCTTGATGATGGTAGGCTTGTTGCAGTAAAGCATTTGCATAAGCATTCCCCCACTGGTACCAAAGCTTTTTCAACAAAGTCATTTTGTAATGAAATCTTGATTTTGTCATCAATCAATCACCCAAATCTAGTCAAACTTCATGGCTATTGTAGTGATCCAAGAGGGCTTCTTTTGGTTTATGACTATGTTCCAAATGGTACTCTTGCTGACCATCTACATGGTAACAAGAACTTGTACAAAAAAGGTTCTTTAACTTGGAGTTTAAGAGTTGATATAGCACTACAAATAGCAATGGCAATTGAGTACTTGCATTTCTCTGTTGTTCCACCTATAGTTCATAGAGATATTACATCAACCAACATTTTTGTAGAAAAAGATATGAGGGTAAAAGTTGGTGACTTTGGGCTATCAAGACTCTTAGTATGCACAGATACATCAGTAGCATCTGGTGATTCTACTGGTGAAGTTTGGACAGGTCCACAAGGAACTCCTGGTTATTTAGATCCTGATTATCACAAGTCGTTTCGATTGAACGAAAAAAGTGATATATATAGCTTTGGTGTTGTGTTGTTGGAACTAATAACAGGCATGAAAGCTGTAGACCAGAAGAGGGAGAAGAGGGAAATGGCATTAGCTGATATGGTAGTTTCAAGAATTCAAATGGGGCTGTTGCAGCAAGTTGTGGACCCTTTTTTGGTGGTGGATGGTGAAGCAATGGAAGGTGTCGGTGCAGTCGCGGAGCTAGCATTCCGATGTGTAGCAGCCGATAAGGATGATCGGCCTGATTCAAGAGATGTGGTAGCAGAATTGAGAAGGATAAGGGGCAGGACAAGAGGAGTTGGAAGTGGTGGTATTTTGAGGACTTCAAATTCTAGCAACATGGTGGTTCCTGATGGGATTGGTCTAATTGACTAA